A genome region from Hoplias malabaricus isolate fHopMal1 chromosome 8, fHopMal1.hap1, whole genome shotgun sequence includes the following:
- the lrrc1 gene encoding leucine-rich repeat-containing protein 1: MFNCIPLWRCNRHVESVDKRHCSLLYVPEEIYRYSRSLEELLLDANQLRDLPKQFFQLVKLRKLGLSDNEIQRLPPEIANFMQLVELDVSRNDIIEIPESISYCKALQVADFSGNPLTRLPESFPELRNLACLSLNDISLQALPDNIGNLCNLVSLELRENLLTYLPESLCQLHKLEELDLGNNELYNLPETIGCLVSLKDLWLDGNQLADIPPELGSMKNLLCLDLSENKLEHLPEEMAGLISLADLLVSQNLIDALPEGIGKLKRLSILKADQNRLVQLPESIGNCENLTELVLTENQLVSLPRNIGKLKKLSNFNCDRNRLTSLPKEIGGCSCLNVLCLRDNRLSRIPPELSQATELHVLDVSGNRLAFLPMSLTTLRLKALWLSDNQSQPLLTFQTDVDPDSGEKVLTCVLLPQQPCDSEKGSDNLARCGALESLVNDMADDTWDNGAMNRISAIRFLDDDDEEDNEKGVLLRQATPHPGELRTMKKVAESLRNDMNAAKGLDSNKNEVNNSVDRVTTSV, from the exons CAATTTTTTCAGCTGGTGAAGTTAAGAAAACTCGGACTCAGTGACAATGAGATCCAGAGACTTCCCCCAGAGATAGCTAACTTCATGCAGCTTGTGGAGCTGGACGTCTCACGCAATG ACATTATAGAGATCCCAGAGAGCATTTCCTATTGTAAAGCTCTTCAAGTAGCAGACTTCAGTGGAAATCCTTTAACAAg GTTGCCCGAAAGCTTCCCTGAATTGCGGAATCTTGCATGCCTTTCCCTCAATGACATTTCTTTACAAGCACTCCCTGATAACATTGGAAA CCTCTGTAACTTGGTATCACTGGAGCTCCGGGAGAACTTGTTGACATATTTACCAGA aTCTCTTTGTCAGCTACACAAACTTGAAGAACTTGATCTAGGGAACAATGAACTATATAATTTG CCAGAGACAATAGGATGCCTTGTCAGCTTAAAGGACCTGTGGCTAGACGGAAACCAGCTGGCTGACATACCACCG gaGCTGGGCAGCATGAAGAACCTACTTTGTTTGGATTTGTCTGAGAACAAGCTAGAGCATCTCCCTGAGGAAATGGCTGGCCTGATCTCGCTGGCTGATTTGCTGGTGTCCCAGAACCTCATCGATGCCTTGCCAGAGGGCATAG GAAAATTAAAACGCCTTTCAATATTGAAAGCAGATCAAAATCGCCTGGTCCAGCTTCCGGAGAGCATAGGTAACTGTGAAAACCTGACAGAACTGGTACTTACAGAGAATCAACTTGTG AGTTTGCCAAGAAATATTGGAAAGCTTAAGAAACTCTCTAACTTCAACTGTGACAGAAATCGCTTAACATCTTTACCCAAAGAG ATAGGAGGCTGCAGTTGTCTTAATGTGCTGTGTTTGAGAGACAACCGTTTATCACGCATTCCCCCAGAACTGTCGCAGGCTACAGAATTGCATGTGTTGGATGTGTCTGGAAACAG GCTGGCCTTTCTTCCCATGTCTCTCACCACACTGCGGCTCAAAGCCCTCTGGCTGTCAGACAACCAGTCACAGCCTTTACTCACCTTCCAGACAGATGTGGATCCTGACTCAGGAGAGAAAGTGCTCACCTGTGTGCTCCTTCCCCAACAGCCTTGTGATTCAGAGAAAG GCTCGGATAACCTGGCTCGCTGTGGTGCGCTCGAGAGCCTTGTAAATGACATGGCTGATGATACCTGGGACAACGGAGCCATGAACAGAATCAGTGCCATCCGCTTcttagatgatgatgatgaagaggacAATGAAAAG GGAGTGCTACTGCGACAGGCAACCCCCCACCCTGGCGAACTGAGGACAATGAAGAAGGTGGCGGAGAGTCTCCGCAATGACATGAACGCCGCCAAAGGCCTGGATTCCAACAAAAATGAGGTCAATAATTCTGTGGACCGAGTGACAACGTCTGTGTGA